In a single window of the Drosophila albomicans strain 15112-1751.03 chromosome 3, ASM965048v2, whole genome shotgun sequence genome:
- the LOC117567313 gene encoding transmembrane emp24 domain-containing protein 2, protein MQKVVIWMMLLCKTVYSFMITIDAHETACFHDKALTKDKITIRFEVMEGGFKDIAIHITDPSGNTLFQSESETSGSYTFAASEKGKFKLCFDNERSTLTPKLLMFHFTVIHELSHYIDQNKRADDVIEQSVLQENINALSGQLMNIRHEQEYMHVRYSGHAQISKSVHFRIVAWSIFGPSLLLLMTIVEVYYLKRFFEVRRVV, encoded by the coding sequence atgcaaaaagttgtAATTTGGATGATGCTGCTGTGTAAAACAGTTTATAGTTTTATGATCACGATTGATGCCCATGAAACTGCTTGTTTTCATGATAAGGCACTGACAAAGGACAAGATAACAATACGCTTTGAGGTGATGGAGGGCGgtttcaaggacattgccatcCATATTACGGATCCCAGTGGCAACACACTCTTCCAATCCGAGTCGGAGACAAGTGGCAGCTACACGTTCGCAGCCTCGGAGAAGGGAAAGTTCAAGCTCTGCTTTGACAACGAACGCTCCACGCTCACTCCAAAGCTGTTGATGTTCCACTTCACGGTTATTCACGAGCTGAGCCACTACATTGATCAGAACAAGCGGGCCGACGATGTCATCGAGCAGTCGGTGCTCCAGGAGAACATCAATGCGCTCTCTGGCCAACTGATGAACATCAGACACGAGCAAGAGTACATGCATGTTCGGTACTCGGGACACGCTCAGATCAGCAAAAGTGTTCACTTTCGGATCGTGGCCTGGTCGATCTTTGGTccctcgctgctgctgctgatgaccATCGTGGAGGTTTACTACCTTAAGCGCTTCTTCGAGGTGCGACGAGTTGTTTAG